A single window of Flavobacterium aestivum DNA harbors:
- the efp gene encoding elongation factor P: MASTSDIRNGLCIKFNHDIYKIIEFLHVKPGKGPAFVRTKLKSLTTGKVLDNTFSAGHKIDDVRVETHTFQFLYAEGDQFHFMNAETFEQITLDKNILDAPDLLKEGTNVMVQINTETDLPLSVDMPASIVLEVTYAEPGVKGNTATNATKSATVETGATVNVPLFINEGDKIKIDTASGSYMERVKE; encoded by the coding sequence ATGGCATCTACATCAGATATTAGAAACGGATTATGTATTAAATTCAATCACGATATTTATAAAATTATCGAATTTCTTCACGTAAAACCAGGAAAAGGACCAGCTTTCGTAAGAACAAAATTGAAAAGTTTAACAACAGGAAAAGTATTGGATAATACATTTTCTGCTGGACACAAAATTGATGATGTACGTGTAGAAACACACACATTTCAATTTTTATATGCAGAGGGAGATCAATTTCACTTTATGAATGCTGAAACTTTTGAGCAAATTACTTTGGACAAAAATATCCTTGATGCTCCAGATTTATTAAAAGAAGGAACAAACGTAATGGTTCAGATTAACACTGAAACTGATTTACCACTTTCTGTTGATATGCCTGCATCTATAGTACTTGAAGTTACTTATGCAGAACCAGGAGTTAAAGGAAATACAGCTACCAATGCTACAAAATCTGCAACTGTTGAAACTGGTGCAACGGTAAACGTTCCTTTATTCATTAATGAAGGAGACAAAATTAAAATCGATACAGCTTCAGGTTCTTATATGGAGCGTGTTAAGGAATAG
- the lpxA gene encoding acyl-ACP--UDP-N-acetylglucosamine O-acyltransferase — protein sequence MNQPLAYVHPGAKIAKNVVIEPFTTIHNNVVIGDGTWIGSNVTIMEGARIGKNCNIFPGAVIAAVPQDLKFGGEDSLAIIGDNCTIRECVTINRGTIASGQTVIGDNCLIMATAHVAHDCHVGNNAIIVNGVLLGGHVTIGNYAVIGGLSAIHQFISVGDHAMVSGGSLLRKDVPPYTKAAKEPLSYVGINSVGLRRRGFTSEKIREIQEIYRILYQKSYNVTQALDIIEGEMEATPERDEIIDFIRNSSRGIMKGYTGNY from the coding sequence ATGAATCAACCGTTAGCATACGTTCATCCAGGCGCTAAAATCGCCAAAAATGTAGTTATTGAGCCTTTTACAACCATACACAATAATGTTGTTATTGGAGATGGAACTTGGATTGGTTCTAATGTAACAATTATGGAGGGAGCAAGAATTGGTAAAAATTGTAATATTTTTCCAGGAGCTGTAATTGCCGCTGTCCCACAAGATTTAAAATTCGGAGGAGAAGATTCTTTAGCAATTATTGGAGATAATTGCACTATTAGAGAATGCGTAACTATAAATAGAGGAACTATTGCCTCTGGGCAAACTGTAATTGGAGATAATTGTTTAATTATGGCAACTGCACACGTTGCACACGATTGCCATGTAGGTAATAATGCAATTATTGTAAATGGTGTTCTTTTAGGAGGACATGTAACAATTGGTAATTATGCTGTTATTGGCGGATTATCAGCAATACACCAGTTTATCAGTGTTGGAGACCATGCCATGGTATCAGGAGGTTCTTTATTAAGAAAAGATGTTCCGCCATATACAAAAGCTGCAAAAGAGCCTTTGTCTTATGTAGGAATCAATTCAGTAGGATTGAGAAGACGTGGGTTTACATCCGAAAAAATTAGAGAAATTCAGGAAATTTATAGAATTTTGTACCAAAAGAGTTATAATGTAACTCAAGCGTTAGATATAATTGAGGGAGAAATGGAAGCTACTCCTGAGCGAGATGAAATAATTGATTTCATCAGAAACTCTTCAAGGGGAATCATGAAAGGTTATACAGGAAACTATTAG